TCAGCGGAAATGCCTGAATCTTGGAGGCGTCTCATGCGCTGCTCCCGGCGGATTAAAGATTCCTGCTCTTCACGGTGTTTCCGATAAATCAAAAAGGATATGATACCTCCCAATGCTGCGATGAATATCACACCTCCTAAAATCAACCAGGCAATCAATGGAATTTCAAAGGGGCGCAAGGCTCTTTCTCGGTAGTCATCTGAAGCCGAAGGTGTTGACTGTTCATCTAAGGGAAGAGGGGGGCGAGGAGTAGATATCTCCTCTTGTCCCTTAATTAGAGCCTGATTCACTTCCAGGAAGGTATAGCCCACCACCCGGTCATTGTAGCGGTAGTTGATTTTTGCAATAGCGCCTTCCGGGTCTCCGGAAGAAATATCGTAGCTAAGCTCTGGTATTGCATCGGAAAAGTCCGCTGTTTTGGGCAAGATAATCCGGCTGTCAGGGTCCAGGGTCAGGGCTTCCGGCTTGCTCATAGACAATCCGCTAAAATTTAAGTCACTAGTAATAAAGCTGTAGGTCTTTTCGTAATCCGCAGCTTTTAAGGAAACGAAGTTTTCAAAACCAAAGTCCAGAAGTCCCTTGGTATCTGTCCAGTACTGGGGGTTGGATCCTTTTAAAATGACAGCAATTAGCTTTAGGTTGTTTTTTTCTACACATGTTACTAGTGTATTTCCTGCCAGTGAGGTGTAACCCGTTTTGCCTCCAATTATACCAGGATAGTAAAAAGAATCATTTTTTTTCATCATCCGGTGTTTAGGATATATGGAAAATCCCTCTGGGTTGATGGAATTGGGGGGAAGTTTATAATAGGTTGCGGAATCAATTTCCTCAAAAACAGGGTTGCTGAAGGCTGCCCTGGAAATGAGGGCCATGTCATATGCAGAGGTGTAATGCTCCGGATCGTTAAGTCCGCTTGGATTGGCAAAATGGGTATTAGTACATCCAAGTTCTTTTGCTCGGGCATTCATC
The nucleotide sequence above comes from Lacrimispora sp. BS-2. Encoded proteins:
- a CDS encoding D-alanyl-D-alanine carboxypeptidase family protein; translation: MTQFTKRILLYFLCFTFSVFSFSNAWAAPEWPSSASTQAQGAILMDADTGTVLWGQNIHEQYYPASITKVMTALIVIENCDLDEMVTFSHNAVYNVEADSSNAGIDEGDVLSVKDCLYALLLKSANESANALAEHIAGSIEAFADMMNARAKELGCTNTHFANPSGLNDPEHYTSAYDMALISRAAFSNPVFEEIDSATYYKLPPNSINPEGFSIYPKHRMMKKNDSFYYPGIIGGKTGYTSLAGNTLVTCVEKNNLKLIAVILKGSNPQYWTDTKGLLDFGFENFVSLKAADYEKTYSFITSDLNFSGLSMSKPEALTLDPDSRIILPKTADFSDAIPELSYDISSGDPEGAIAKINYRYNDRVVGYTFLEVNQALIKGQEEISTPRPPLPLDEQSTPSASDDYRERALRPFEIPLIAWLILGGVIFIAALGGIISFLIYRKHREEQESLIRREQRMRRLQDSGISADEFNSIMEHRRRTSSVKCRGRRRGKFKF